The following proteins are co-located in the Dyadobacter chenwenxiniae genome:
- a CDS encoding phage holin family protein: protein MLSQLEEIKDTLFKYFETRIDLFKIETRDKIERGVVMALYGAILLCIALTVLILLVILLGTFLNKWLDSDYLGYLILLGVFVLKLVIWIVFRDKLIEFIRGIIVRFVKVKED from the coding sequence ATGCTTAGTCAACTAGAGGAAATTAAGGACACGCTTTTTAAGTATTTCGAGACCCGTATCGATTTATTTAAAATTGAAACGAGAGATAAGATCGAACGCGGAGTCGTAATGGCGTTATATGGAGCTATTTTGCTTTGTATCGCCCTTACCGTACTGATCCTGCTGGTAATTCTTCTGGGAACTTTTCTGAACAAATGGCTTGACAGCGACTATCTGGGATACCTGATCCTACTTGGCGTCTTTGTTTTGAAACTGGTAATCTGGATTGTTTTCAGAGACAAGCTCATCGAGTTTATCCGCGGAATTATTGTTCGTTTTGTTAAGGTTAAAGAGGATTAA
- a CDS encoding phage holin family protein — translation MRLIIRLLISTLAILIAANLIPGVVVASTTTAIIVAIVLGILNTFLKPVLQILALPITIMTLGLFYFIVNVFIIYIATYLVSGFSIDGFIPALLFGLVVSIISGILGMFLD, via the coding sequence ATGAGACTAATAATACGACTATTAATCAGCACATTAGCAATCCTCATAGCGGCTAATCTGATTCCAGGTGTTGTTGTGGCGAGCACCACTACGGCCATTATCGTTGCGATCGTGTTGGGAATTCTGAACACCTTTTTAAAACCGGTGTTGCAGATTCTGGCCCTGCCGATCACCATTATGACGCTGGGCCTTTTCTATTTCATAGTCAACGTTTTTATAATTTACATTGCCACTTACCTGGTTTCAGGGTTCTCCATAGACGGATTTATTCCTGCGTTGCTATTCGGTCTTGTTGTTTCTATTATTTCCGGAATTCTTGGTATGTTTTTGGATTAG
- the hisIE gene encoding bifunctional phosphoribosyl-AMP cyclohydrolase/phosphoribosyl-ATP diphosphatase HisIE, translating into MSDTFSTIEFDKSPDGLVPAIIQDSNTNKVLMLGYMSDKALEKTKELGTVTFFSRSKQRLWTKGETSGNFLFVNEISADCDGDTILIKATPAGPTCHTGADTCFGEKNSQDTRIGEASFLNYLQKEVIRERKLNPQEESYTSSLFRKGINKIAQKVGEEAVEVVIESKDDDDELFKNEVSDLLFHLLVLLEQKNIDLDEVIGVLRSRHQ; encoded by the coding sequence ATGAGCGATACATTTTCAACAATTGAATTCGATAAATCCCCGGACGGGCTCGTGCCGGCCATTATTCAGGATTCTAATACAAACAAAGTGCTGATGCTCGGTTATATGAGCGATAAAGCCCTGGAAAAAACCAAAGAGCTCGGCACAGTGACATTTTTCAGTCGCAGCAAGCAAAGGCTATGGACGAAAGGTGAAACCTCGGGGAACTTCCTATTTGTCAATGAAATATCAGCAGATTGCGATGGAGATACGATCCTGATCAAGGCGACTCCTGCTGGTCCCACGTGTCACACTGGAGCAGATACATGTTTTGGGGAAAAAAATAGTCAGGATACCCGAATCGGGGAAGCGTCTTTTCTCAATTATCTGCAAAAGGAAGTGATTCGCGAAAGAAAATTAAATCCCCAGGAGGAGTCATACACAAGCAGCCTGTTTCGCAAGGGAATCAATAAAATCGCGCAAAAGGTTGGAGAGGAAGCAGTGGAGGTTGTGATTGAATCCAAGGATGACGATGACGAGCTTTTTAAAAACGAAGTGTCTGATTTGCTTTTCCACCTTCTGGTGCTTTTGGAACAGAAAAACATTGACTTAGATGAGGTAATTGGCGTACTTCGTAGCCGTCACCAATAA
- the hisF gene encoding imidazole glycerol phosphate synthase subunit HisF — protein MLTKRIIPCLDVKDGRTVKGVNFVNLRDAGDAVELGALYAAHGADELVYLDITATVDGRSTFIDLVRKVAHTINIPFTVGGGISSIADVSALLHAGADKVSINSAAVKNPDLINELSLEFGSQCIVVAIDTRYIETGSGYEHIVHTHGGRKPTELRTIPWAKEVEDRGAGEILFTSMDTDGTKAGFALELTAMISGNANIPVIASGGAGNMEHFYDVFTTGKADAGLAASIFHFREIDIPDLKKFLYDKNIPMRMTR, from the coding sequence ATGCTAACAAAACGAATCATTCCATGCCTGGACGTGAAAGACGGGCGGACGGTTAAGGGAGTCAATTTCGTCAATCTGCGCGATGCGGGAGATGCGGTTGAGTTAGGCGCGTTATACGCAGCCCACGGCGCGGATGAGCTTGTTTATCTGGACATTACGGCCACGGTTGACGGTCGTTCCACATTCATTGATCTGGTCAGGAAAGTTGCGCACACCATTAACATTCCATTTACCGTAGGCGGCGGGATTTCTTCGATAGCGGACGTTTCTGCATTGCTGCACGCCGGGGCGGATAAAGTATCGATTAATTCGGCAGCGGTTAAAAATCCGGATCTGATCAATGAGCTTTCGCTCGAATTTGGGAGCCAATGCATTGTGGTGGCCATTGATACGCGTTACATTGAAACCGGGAGTGGATATGAGCACATTGTGCATACACATGGCGGTCGCAAACCAACCGAACTTCGAACCATTCCATGGGCTAAGGAAGTGGAAGACCGAGGCGCAGGTGAAATTTTGTTCACTTCCATGGACACCGATGGCACGAAGGCAGGATTTGCATTGGAACTTACGGCCATGATCAGTGGCAACGCCAACATCCCGGTAATCGCTTCTGGCGGAGCGGGCAATATGGAGCATTTTTACGATGTTTTCACAACCGGAAAAGCCGATGCCGGCCTTGCAGCAAGCATTTTCCATTTCCGGGAAATTGATATTCCAGACTTGAAAAAATTCCTTTACGACAAAAATATTCCGATGCGCATGACGCGTTAG
- the hisA gene encoding 1-(5-phosphoribosyl)-5-[(5-phosphoribosylamino)methylideneamino]imidazole-4-carboxamide isomerase, which yields MIEIIPAIDLIEGKCVRLTQGDYGQKTIYNENPLEVAMQFQDAGLRRLHLVDLDGAKAKKVVNWKVLEKIASKTSLNVDFGGGVQSDADLKAVFESGAKQVTGGSIAVKNPEVFLNWLSVYGGEKIILGADAKKEKVAVSGWEEGTEIWVYDFVENYVDKGVKYTISTDVAKDGLLQGPSFDLYKNLQDKCPDLKIIASGGISGLEDVEKLAEMNIYGVIIGKAIYENRIKLSELQRFLN from the coding sequence ATGATTGAAATAATACCAGCCATTGACCTGATCGAGGGAAAGTGTGTGCGCCTTACCCAGGGAGATTACGGACAAAAAACCATTTATAATGAAAATCCGTTAGAAGTTGCCATGCAATTTCAGGATGCCGGACTGAGACGCTTGCACCTGGTGGATCTCGACGGCGCGAAGGCCAAGAAGGTGGTGAACTGGAAAGTTTTGGAGAAAATAGCTTCAAAAACTTCACTCAATGTTGATTTCGGGGGCGGTGTGCAATCGGATGCTGATTTGAAAGCGGTTTTTGAAAGCGGTGCAAAACAGGTTACCGGCGGAAGCATTGCTGTGAAAAATCCCGAAGTTTTCCTGAACTGGCTTTCTGTTTATGGAGGTGAAAAGATCATTCTGGGGGCCGATGCGAAAAAAGAAAAAGTGGCGGTAAGCGGCTGGGAAGAGGGAACGGAGATCTGGGTTTATGATTTTGTTGAAAATTATGTTGATAAAGGCGTAAAGTACACGATAAGCACGGATGTGGCGAAGGACGGGCTGTTGCAAGGGCCTTCATTTGATTTGTACAAAAATTTGCAGGATAAATGTCCTGACCTGAAAATCATCGCCAGCGGCGGCATAAGTGGTTTGGAAGATGTGGAAAAGCTGGCAGAAATGAACATTTACGGCGTTATCATCGGGAAAGCGATTTACGAAAACCGGATCAAGCTGAGTGAGTTACAGCGTTTTTTAAATTAA
- the hisH gene encoding imidazole glycerol phosphate synthase subunit HisH, whose protein sequence is MKTVIIKYNAGNVQSVMYALDRIGASYLYTDDEEEIRSADKVIFPGVGEASTTMNYLRKVGLDKVIPTLKQPFFGTCIGMQLMCRFSEENNTECMGIFDVDVKRFPATPDLKVPHMGWNNITDYQTPLTAGLPDNAYVYFVHSYAAPVCKYTVASCEYVLPFSAMLHKDNFYAAQFHCEISGDAGQQIIKNFLDTV, encoded by the coding sequence ATGAAAACAGTAATAATCAAATATAACGCTGGCAATGTGCAGTCTGTCATGTACGCGCTGGACCGCATTGGCGCAAGTTACTTGTACACGGACGACGAGGAAGAAATCCGTTCGGCGGACAAGGTGATCTTTCCGGGCGTTGGAGAGGCGAGTACGACGATGAATTACCTCCGGAAAGTCGGGCTCGATAAAGTCATCCCAACATTAAAGCAGCCTTTCTTTGGCACTTGCATCGGTATGCAGCTCATGTGCCGTTTTTCAGAAGAAAATAACACAGAATGCATGGGGATTTTTGATGTAGACGTAAAGCGGTTCCCTGCGACTCCCGACCTGAAAGTGCCGCATATGGGCTGGAATAATATTACCGATTATCAAACTCCGCTCACGGCCGGTTTGCCCGACAATGCGTATGTTTACTTCGTGCACAGTTACGCCGCGCCGGTTTGTAAATACACTGTGGCGAGCTGCGAATACGTGCTGCCGTTCAGTGCAATGCTGCATAAGGATAATTTTTATGCCGCCCAATTCCATTGCGAGATCAGTGGCGACGCAGGCCAGCAGATCATCAAGAACTTTTTAGACACCGTATAA
- a CDS encoding M14 family zinc carboxypeptidase — protein sequence MIMRIFISQLFFFFITLTTVTSQAQKDELPDRLFKIHDTYRETTLTQRRFKQKDILPLLAKRQGNPLYNIETVGQSFEGRTLQMIKVGTGKKKVLLWTQMHGDEPTATMASFDIFNFLEGKNDGFDDFRKDLLENTTLYFVPMLNPDGAERYQRRTMQGIDMNRDAASRQTPEAVVLKGLVDKLKPDYGFNLHDQSPRYSAGRSAKVATISFLATSYDYELSINPVRERSMQLIVGMNKVLQKYIPGQVARYADDHEPRGFGDNVQKWGTTLVLIESGGYVGDPEKQYIRKLNFMAILSALNKIADNSLTKEKRDDYYKIPENGKWVYDLVVRNATVKQSGKSFLADLGINRNEVSYSNATKFFYYSKIEDFGDLHPQFGSEEIDAKGLTIEKGKVYPTTYKNVSEVSKLNALSLLKQGYTYVRLTSDSNTRALGLYFTTTPLHVLRSGQAAPSGTPGLGNTATFILKKGRVVKYAVINGFVYDLDDFEAGDGNGIIE from the coding sequence ATGATCATGCGAATTTTCATTTCACAACTATTTTTCTTCTTTATTACCTTGACCACTGTTACTTCCCAGGCACAAAAAGATGAGCTGCCGGACCGGCTTTTCAAGATTCACGACACTTACCGCGAAACCACATTAACGCAGCGTCGCTTCAAACAAAAAGACATTCTCCCGCTCCTTGCCAAACGCCAGGGCAACCCGCTTTACAACATCGAAACCGTTGGTCAGTCCTTCGAAGGCAGGACATTACAAATGATCAAAGTAGGGACAGGCAAGAAAAAAGTGCTCCTATGGACGCAAATGCATGGCGATGAGCCAACTGCCACCATGGCGAGCTTTGACATATTCAATTTTCTGGAAGGCAAAAACGATGGATTCGACGATTTCCGCAAAGATCTGCTTGAAAACACAACATTATATTTTGTCCCCATGCTCAACCCCGACGGCGCCGAACGTTACCAGCGCCGCACCATGCAGGGCATCGACATGAACCGCGATGCAGCGTCACGGCAAACGCCGGAAGCTGTTGTTCTGAAAGGGTTGGTAGATAAATTAAAGCCCGACTACGGATTTAATTTGCACGACCAGAGTCCACGCTATTCGGCTGGCAGAAGCGCCAAAGTTGCGACGATTTCCTTCCTGGCGACTTCCTATGATTACGAACTTTCCATTAACCCTGTCCGCGAGCGATCCATGCAGCTGATCGTGGGCATGAATAAGGTTTTACAAAAATACATCCCGGGCCAGGTGGCACGTTACGCGGACGATCATGAACCACGTGGATTTGGGGACAATGTGCAGAAATGGGGCACAACATTGGTTTTGATCGAATCGGGCGGTTATGTGGGCGATCCTGAGAAACAATACATCAGGAAGCTCAATTTCATGGCGATCCTGTCTGCGCTGAATAAAATTGCAGACAACTCCCTGACCAAAGAAAAACGTGACGATTATTACAAAATCCCTGAAAACGGCAAATGGGTCTACGATCTTGTGGTCCGCAATGCAACGGTTAAGCAGTCAGGAAAATCGTTTTTGGCAGATCTGGGGATCAACCGTAATGAAGTAAGTTATTCCAATGCAACCAAGTTCTTTTATTACAGCAAAATAGAAGATTTCGGCGACCTGCATCCGCAATTCGGCAGTGAAGAAATTGATGCAAAGGGCTTGACCATTGAAAAAGGAAAAGTCTATCCCACAACCTATAAGAATGTCAGCGAAGTCAGCAAGCTCAATGCATTAAGCCTGCTTAAACAGGGTTACACCTACGTCCGCTTGACGTCAGATTCCAACACGCGGGCGCTTGGACTTTATTTTACAACAACGCCATTACACGTGCTCAGAAGCGGCCAGGCTGCACCTTCCGGAACGCCCGGATTAGGAAATACGGCCACATTTATCCTCAAAAAAGGCCGCGTTGTGAAGTATGCGGTTATTAATGGTTTTGTGTATGATCTGGACGATTTTGAAGCCGGTGACGGGAATGGGATAATTGAGTAA
- a CDS encoding T9SS C-terminal target domain-containing protein produces MKNLGKLFNILMIGLLLTGFSACNDDDPDPVVEPPVANEIVKVSGSITANTNWTADKQYLITGFVYVKSGATLTIAPGTIIKGDKDSKGALFIERGGKIMAVGTATQPIIFTSNQAAGQRKAGDWGGLVILGKAPVNKTPAVVEGEELTEFGGTEVADNSGELKYVRIEFAGIAYASNKEINSLTMGGVGSGTKIEYVQCSYGGDDSFEWFGGAVNAKHLISYRGLDDDFDTDNGFSGLVQYGLILRDPAIADQAGDSNGFESDNDANGTATLPQTTAKFANITVAMAAGEPDGKFASGARIRRNSAISIYNSVFTGSWPRSGVRVEAASLPNFTSGLLKLDGVHVALSGTQSNGAVEGLTTAQFATGAKNSVATIASLLLPDGYNSITAKPGVLPKAGSPLLTGGATLPAGFEATTYAGAFSTTDWTEGWANFDPQNADYTLKK; encoded by the coding sequence ATGAAAAATTTAGGTAAGCTATTTAATATCCTGATGATCGGATTATTGTTGACAGGATTCTCTGCCTGTAATGACGACGATCCAGATCCGGTGGTAGAACCGCCCGTAGCAAATGAAATCGTAAAAGTATCAGGCAGTATTACAGCTAATACCAACTGGACAGCAGACAAGCAATATTTAATTACTGGATTTGTATATGTAAAAAGCGGTGCAACATTGACTATCGCTCCAGGAACTATCATTAAAGGTGACAAAGATTCAAAAGGTGCGCTTTTTATTGAAAGAGGTGGTAAAATTATGGCAGTAGGAACTGCAACACAGCCTATCATTTTCACTTCTAATCAAGCAGCAGGTCAGAGAAAAGCAGGTGACTGGGGAGGATTGGTAATCCTTGGAAAAGCGCCTGTAAACAAAACGCCGGCTGTGGTTGAAGGAGAAGAACTTACTGAGTTTGGCGGCACTGAGGTTGCAGACAACTCTGGCGAGCTGAAATATGTTCGTATCGAATTTGCTGGTATCGCTTATGCTTCCAATAAAGAAATCAACAGCCTTACAATGGGTGGTGTTGGTTCAGGAACAAAGATTGAATATGTACAATGCTCATACGGCGGTGATGATTCTTTTGAATGGTTTGGTGGAGCAGTAAATGCTAAACACCTGATCTCTTACCGCGGTCTTGATGACGATTTCGATACAGATAACGGATTCAGCGGATTGGTGCAATATGGTTTGATCCTCCGTGACCCGGCAATTGCTGACCAGGCTGGTGATTCCAACGGATTTGAATCAGATAACGATGCAAACGGAACCGCTACATTGCCTCAGACTACTGCGAAATTTGCGAACATTACAGTTGCTATGGCTGCCGGTGAACCGGATGGTAAATTCGCTTCTGGCGCAAGGATTCGTCGTAACTCTGCCATTTCTATTTATAACAGCGTATTTACAGGCTCATGGCCTCGCTCAGGTGTTCGTGTTGAAGCAGCTTCTTTGCCTAACTTCACAAGCGGCCTGTTGAAACTTGATGGTGTACATGTGGCATTGTCAGGAACGCAGTCAAATGGTGCAGTAGAAGGACTTACAACTGCTCAGTTCGCAACGGGTGCTAAAAATAGTGTTGCAACGATTGCAAGCCTTCTGTTGCCAGATGGATACAATTCAATCACTGCGAAACCAGGTGTATTGCCAAAAGCAGGTTCTCCACTTTTGACTGGCGGAGCTACTTTGCCAGCAGGATTTGAAGCAACTACTTACGCAGGTGCATTCAGCACGACAGACTGGACTGAGGGATGGGCTAACTTCGATCCTCAGAATGCTGATTACACATTGAAAAAATAA
- a CDS encoding TonB-dependent receptor, whose amino-acid sequence MKSRFLAFILLFFSASAAFAQTGSIKGTIVDAQSKEPVIGASVVLKGSTPPVGASSDIEGKFDLPGIPTGKQTVIVTYVSYKAKEIEVTVYPNQTVLINTTLEEDVANLTEVKIVGQRQTFTDVSVITEIKQAEQIAVGISAQQIQRSQDRDASQVIRRVPGVSIQDDRFVIIRGLNERYNTVMLNDAITPSTEVDVKSFSFDLIPSTAIDRMLIFKSGAPELPGEFAGGVIKIYTKTIPDANGFTVAISPGFRAGTTFSSVLDHKGSSLDWIGFGAGDRKLPSSFPSAGLVNANQPTEATFNAFRNLPTFVDTYTKTVAPDLRVSLGYNNSMDLGRLRLTTFNNLSYTNANQVTPTLQSRYLAFNNDLQESQIETSYNDQFYGQNTRLGVMSNWALIFNPQHKIEFRNLFNQLSSKETTFRQGFSRDNERDVQNYAYRYESKSIYTGQLSGTHEVSGASTLKWTGAFGYTNRDEPDFRRYVTSRNIGTNDPFTVEVVPGNNASLTRGARFYSNLRELASSFRVDGEHRIERGGYEGEENMQIKLRAGLFGEYKDRNFAARWFNINNPGGIPAEIMRLPADQLFSNENIAANRLHYGERTNTDDKYDAQNTLLAAYIGSYIPFTTKFNGSFGVRAEHNRQQLQSQLRGSGARIDVNNPILRFLPSANLAYNFTEKSLLRVAYTMSLNRPEFRELAPFTYYDFAFDVSRVGNPNLKTPTIQNVDLRYEFYPSEGEVISVAGFYKHFKNPIETRVRYSGSGVTFSVDNAKEAYAVGGEVEVRKSLKNLTTSSLVDNLTLILNASVIKSDVLTGFAGQEENRQLQGQSPYLINTGLYYNDVNRGWQVNVLYNVVGRRIFLVGDKEVQPTVYEQPRNVLDFNIIKALGPHLELKAGIQDILNQKFRLVQDSNLDGKITDIDDSYQSFRRGSYTTVGISYKF is encoded by the coding sequence ATGAAATCAAGATTTTTAGCATTTATCCTCCTATTTTTCTCGGCCTCCGCGGCCTTTGCGCAGACAGGTTCCATTAAAGGAACGATCGTAGACGCCCAATCCAAAGAACCTGTTATCGGTGCAAGTGTAGTCCTGAAAGGCAGTACACCACCAGTCGGCGCTTCTTCCGACATTGAAGGCAAGTTTGACTTGCCAGGTATTCCAACCGGAAAACAAACTGTGATCGTAACCTACGTTTCTTACAAAGCTAAGGAGATTGAGGTTACAGTTTATCCAAATCAGACCGTATTAATCAACACTACATTAGAAGAAGATGTTGCCAATCTGACGGAAGTAAAAATCGTAGGGCAGCGCCAGACATTCACGGACGTTTCGGTCATCACGGAAATCAAACAAGCAGAACAGATCGCAGTCGGAATTTCGGCGCAGCAAATCCAGAGGTCGCAGGACCGGGATGCTTCGCAGGTAATCCGCCGCGTTCCGGGTGTATCTATCCAGGACGACCGGTTTGTCATTATACGTGGATTGAACGAGCGTTATAATACAGTAATGCTGAATGACGCGATCACGCCTTCTACCGAAGTTGATGTGAAATCTTTTTCCTTTGACCTTATTCCAAGCACAGCGATCGACCGGATGTTGATCTTCAAATCGGGAGCACCTGAACTTCCGGGCGAATTTGCCGGTGGGGTTATCAAGATCTATACCAAAACCATCCCTGATGCAAATGGTTTTACAGTGGCTATTTCTCCGGGTTTTAGAGCTGGGACGACTTTCAGCAGTGTGCTGGATCACAAAGGTTCGTCACTGGACTGGATTGGCTTTGGCGCAGGAGACCGGAAACTTCCCTCTTCATTTCCTTCGGCGGGACTTGTCAATGCAAATCAGCCAACGGAAGCAACATTCAATGCATTCCGCAATCTGCCCACTTTTGTTGATACCTACACAAAGACCGTTGCCCCGGATTTGCGCGTGTCGCTGGGTTATAACAACAGCATGGATCTTGGGCGTTTGCGCTTGACCACGTTTAATAACCTTAGTTATACCAACGCAAACCAGGTTACACCAACGCTGCAATCACGTTATCTGGCGTTCAACAACGATTTGCAGGAATCGCAGATCGAGACTAGCTATAATGACCAGTTTTACGGACAGAACACACGGTTAGGCGTCATGTCCAACTGGGCTTTGATTTTCAATCCGCAGCACAAAATTGAGTTTAGAAACCTTTTCAACCAGCTTAGCAGCAAGGAAACAACATTCCGCCAGGGTTTCAGCAGGGATAATGAGCGAGATGTACAGAACTATGCATACCGTTACGAATCAAAAAGCATTTACACAGGCCAATTAAGCGGTACGCACGAAGTTTCAGGAGCATCCACATTGAAATGGACCGGTGCATTTGGTTATACCAATCGCGACGAGCCGGATTTCAGACGCTATGTAACAAGTCGTAACATTGGCACGAATGATCCATTTACTGTGGAAGTTGTTCCCGGTAACAACGCGAGTTTAACACGTGGCGCACGTTTTTATTCTAATCTGAGAGAGCTTGCATCTTCTTTCCGGGTTGACGGCGAGCACCGCATCGAGCGCGGCGGATATGAGGGAGAGGAAAATATGCAGATCAAACTTCGCGCAGGACTGTTTGGAGAATACAAAGACAGGAATTTTGCAGCGCGGTGGTTCAATATAAACAATCCGGGTGGCATTCCTGCGGAGATCATGCGATTGCCGGCAGATCAATTGTTCAGTAATGAGAACATTGCGGCAAACAGATTGCATTATGGAGAAAGAACCAACACAGATGACAAATATGACGCGCAAAACACGCTTCTGGCTGCTTATATAGGTTCTTACATTCCCTTTACAACAAAATTCAATGGCTCGTTTGGTGTCCGGGCAGAGCATAACCGCCAGCAATTGCAAAGCCAGCTTCGTGGCAGTGGTGCACGTATAGACGTGAACAACCCGATTTTACGCTTCCTGCCATCGGCTAACCTGGCGTATAACTTCACTGAAAAATCATTGCTGCGTGTGGCATACACCATGTCGCTTAACCGACCTGAGTTCCGTGAGCTGGCTCCGTTCACTTATTATGACTTTGCATTCGATGTTTCCCGTGTAGGTAACCCGAACTTAAAAACGCCAACGATCCAGAATGTCGATCTTCGTTATGAATTTTATCCAAGTGAAGGAGAAGTGATTTCGGTTGCCGGATTCTACAAACATTTTAAAAACCCGATCGAAACAAGAGTGCGCTATTCGGGATCAGGGGTGACTTTCTCGGTAGACAATGCAAAAGAGGCGTATGCAGTAGGAGGGGAAGTTGAAGTGAGAAAATCGCTGAAAAACCTGACAACATCTTCTCTGGTGGATAACCTGACACTTATCCTGAATGCTTCGGTGATTAAGAGTGACGTGCTTACAGGTTTTGCCGGACAGGAAGAGAATCGCCAGTTACAAGGACAATCTCCTTATCTAATCAATACAGGACTTTACTACAATGATGTCAACAGAGGATGGCAGGTTAACGTGCTGTACAATGTGGTAGGAAGAAGAATCTTCCTCGTGGGCGACAAGGAAGTGCAGCCTACCGTTTACGAACAACCTCGCAATGTGCTTGATTTCAACATTATCAAAGCACTTGGACCTCATCTCGAACTCAAAGCCGGTATCCAGGACATTCTTAACCAAAAATTCAGACTGGTGCAGGATAGTAACCTCGACGGGAAAATCACAGACATAGACGATTCCTACCAGTCTTTCCGCCGCGGGTCGTACACCACAGTAGGTATCTCTTACAAATTTTAA
- a CDS encoding HupE/UreJ family protein, producing the protein MSEFQAYLQLGFNHITDSLGYDHILFIMALCTVYTLIDWKKVIVLVTAFTIGHSITLALSTMGFVNVNPDWIELLIPVTIVITAVLNFFYKVPKASFSPNEKSSQIRYPIALFFGLIHGLGFSNYLRTLLGKEADIVNPLLGFNIGLELGQLIIVFIILSIAFVMIELLRVQRLSWIHILSGIIVGMSLSLIINNEFLQNLLA; encoded by the coding sequence ATGTCCGAATTCCAGGCTTACCTACAACTAGGTTTCAACCACATTACCGATTCCCTCGGCTACGACCATATCCTTTTTATTATGGCGCTCTGCACAGTATACACATTGATCGACTGGAAAAAAGTGATCGTCCTGGTTACTGCTTTCACAATCGGGCATTCCATCACGCTAGCGCTTTCAACCATGGGATTTGTGAATGTTAATCCGGACTGGATTGAGCTCCTGATCCCGGTTACCATTGTGATTACTGCCGTTCTGAACTTTTTTTATAAAGTCCCTAAGGCTTCTTTTAGTCCAAATGAAAAATCATCCCAAATCCGCTATCCCATAGCGTTGTTCTTCGGGCTGATTCATGGCTTGGGGTTTTCGAACTACCTGAGAACATTATTAGGCAAAGAAGCGGATATTGTGAATCCATTATTAGGGTTTAATATCGGACTGGAACTGGGTCAGCTGATCATTGTTTTTATCATTCTTTCCATTGCTTTTGTAATGATAGAACTGCTTCGTGTGCAGCGCCTTAGCTGGATCCATATTTTGTCCGGCATTATCGTAGGCATGTCGCTTTCGCTGATCATTAACAACGAATTTCTTCAAAATCTTCTTGCCTGA